Proteins from one Oscillatoria nigro-viridis PCC 7112 genomic window:
- a CDS encoding mannose-1-phosphate guanylyltransferase: protein MTKTLIPVILAGGKGERFWPLSRKQRPKQFLSLDGSGKSLLQATAERLLTLGNGWDDLWVVTSEMLAAGVREQLPLLPPENLLAEPEGRDTAPAVAWTAIETAKRYGEDAVVGFFPADHWIGEPEEFVKTLEAAADLARNQDAIATLGVKPSYASTGYGYIEQGEEIGSFGGFPAYRVARFTEKPDRTTAEEFVASGKFSWNGGIFVFRVGTVLTELRNHVPEMMAALEAKGAQAYSELPKISIDYALMEKTQKACVLPVGFSWDDLGDWNAIGRLLQGDKPNVDLAKHVGIDTKGGIFYAADENEVIVTIGLEDVVVVRDGNVTLIVKKDRTQEIKQVIKVLGEDENLKDLL from the coding sequence ATGACCAAAACCTTAATTCCCGTAATACTCGCCGGCGGTAAAGGCGAACGTTTCTGGCCTCTCAGCCGCAAGCAGCGCCCCAAGCAGTTTTTGAGTCTCGACGGTAGCGGCAAGAGTTTGCTGCAAGCTACAGCAGAAAGACTATTAACATTAGGTAACGGCTGGGACGATTTGTGGGTGGTAACGTCGGAAATGTTGGCTGCGGGAGTCCGGGAACAGTTGCCGCTGCTACCTCCTGAGAATTTGCTGGCGGAACCGGAGGGCCGGGATACTGCGCCGGCGGTGGCCTGGACTGCTATAGAAACTGCCAAGCGTTACGGTGAGGATGCGGTGGTGGGTTTTTTCCCGGCGGATCACTGGATTGGGGAACCCGAGGAGTTTGTCAAGACTTTGGAGGCGGCGGCGGATTTGGCGAGAAATCAGGATGCGATCGCCACTTTGGGAGTAAAACCGAGTTATGCTTCCACCGGCTACGGCTACATCGAACAAGGCGAGGAAATTGGCAGTTTTGGGGGTTTTCCGGCCTATCGGGTGGCGAGATTTACCGAAAAGCCCGATCGTACAACTGCTGAAGAATTTGTAGCCAGCGGCAAGTTTAGTTGGAACGGCGGAATTTTTGTATTTCGAGTCGGAACAGTCTTGACAGAATTGCGAAATCATGTACCGGAAATGATGGCAGCTTTGGAGGCGAAAGGCGCGCAGGCTTACTCGGAATTACCCAAAATTAGCATCGATTACGCGCTGATGGAGAAGACGCAAAAGGCTTGTGTTCTGCCCGTAGGCTTTAGCTGGGACGATTTGGGAGATTGGAATGCGATCGGCCGTTTGCTGCAAGGAGACAAACCGAATGTGGATTTAGCAAAACACGTCGGAATTGACACGAAAGGCGGCATCTTTTATGCAGCGGATGAGAATGAAGTCATCGTCACCATTGGTTTAGAAGATGTGGTAGTTGTCAGAGATGGCAACGTAACTTTGATTGTGAAAAAAGACAGGACGCAGGAGATTAAACAGGTAATTAAGGTGTTAGGAGAAGATGAAAATTTGAAAGATTTATTGTAA
- a CDS encoding Uma2 family endonuclease, which translates to MIAIQFPTNSIELSINLTDEQFFELCQHNRDYQFERTASGELIIMPPTGSETSRRNADLTSQLRVWNRETKLGVVFDSSGGFKLPNGADRSPDASWVKKERWDALTPEQKDSFAPLCPDFVVELRSRTDSLKKLQEKMQEYIDNGARLGWLIDRQNQRVEIYRPGQDVEIIQNPRTLSGEEVLPGFVLDLAEIM; encoded by the coding sequence ATGATTGCCATCCAATTTCCTACCAACTCGATCGAATTATCCATCAACTTAACTGACGAGCAATTTTTTGAGCTTTGTCAGCACAACCGCGATTATCAATTTGAACGTACAGCATCAGGGGAATTAATTATTATGCCACCGACAGGCAGTGAAACTAGCAGGCGTAATGCCGATTTAACATCTCAACTCCGAGTCTGGAACCGTGAAACTAAACTGGGAGTAGTTTTCGACTCTTCGGGAGGCTTTAAACTCCCCAATGGTGCCGATCGCTCTCCTGATGCCTCTTGGGTCAAAAAAGAACGCTGGGATGCTTTAACACCCGAACAAAAAGACAGTTTTGCTCCTTTGTGTCCTGATTTTGTTGTTGAGTTGCGTTCTCGGACTGATTCGTTGAAAAAACTGCAAGAAAAAATGCAAGAATATATAGATAACGGTGCTAGATTGGGTTGGTTAATTGACAGGCAAAATCAGCGTGTTGAAATTTATCGCCCCGGTCAAGATGTTGAAATTATCCAAAATCCTCGCACTCTCTCAGGGGAAGAGGTACTGCCAGGTTTTGTCTTGGATTTAGCAGAAATTATGTAA
- a CDS encoding ABC1 kinase family protein — MFSLVQNTSRKGEILEVVFRNGWDYMKRLLTGSKTDAPSLPTPAVLRNILVELGPVFVKLGQLLSTRPDLLPATYIETLSTLQAEVPPVPWSQVEAIVRLELTQSLEDTFAKFNTEAIAAGSIAQTHKATLKDGREVALKVQRPGIEIVIEQDIAVLRGLAELVMLTDFGQQYDIVALAEEFAIALRAELDFIQEANYTDELRRNLSKSRWFDPTKVVLPEINWELTTKKLLVMEWLNGVPILLGDLQGIRHQGDINAEREEITTLLCRVFFQQLYIDGFFHADPHPGNLFYLKDGRIALLDCGMVGRLDPRTQQNLTEMLLSIVDLDAQRCAQLTLEMAEFAQPTSLVNLENDLARMLRKYYNVSLSQMNLSEIFYEVLEITRKNKIRLPSNLGLYAKTLANLEGLARSFNPRFNIVEQVKPLMTDMFRRQLLGDDPVQALLRTALDLKSLSLQSPRQVEVLLDRVTSETLKWNLTLKELDPLRRTLGDSANRLSFSIVVGSLIIGAAIISSNAQTAQLSFLSTGLFGAASFLGFWLIISILRSGRLRS; from the coding sequence TTGTTTAGCCTAGTTCAAAACACTTCTCGCAAAGGAGAAATTCTAGAGGTCGTCTTCCGCAACGGTTGGGACTACATGAAACGCCTCCTAACCGGCAGCAAAACCGACGCACCCAGTCTCCCAACTCCAGCAGTTCTCCGCAACATCCTCGTCGAATTAGGCCCAGTATTTGTCAAATTGGGTCAATTGCTGAGCACCCGTCCCGACCTTTTGCCCGCTACCTACATCGAAACTCTCTCCACGCTACAAGCGGAAGTGCCGCCCGTACCGTGGTCGCAAGTAGAAGCAATCGTCCGCCTGGAACTCACACAATCTCTCGAAGATACCTTCGCCAAATTTAACACCGAAGCCATCGCCGCAGGTTCGATAGCCCAAACCCACAAAGCTACTTTAAAAGACGGCCGCGAAGTCGCCCTCAAAGTTCAGCGCCCCGGTATTGAGATTGTCATCGAACAAGACATCGCCGTGCTCCGAGGTTTGGCAGAACTTGTCATGCTCACAGACTTCGGTCAACAATACGATATTGTCGCCCTAGCGGAAGAATTTGCGATCGCCCTGCGTGCAGAACTAGACTTCATTCAAGAAGCCAACTACACAGACGAACTGCGCCGCAATTTATCTAAAAGCCGCTGGTTTGACCCCACAAAAGTTGTCTTACCAGAAATTAACTGGGAGTTAACCACAAAAAAACTCTTAGTAATGGAGTGGCTTAACGGAGTCCCAATTTTGTTAGGCGATTTGCAAGGAATTCGCCACCAAGGAGATATAAATGCCGAACGCGAAGAAATTACAACGCTGCTTTGCCGCGTTTTCTTCCAGCAGTTGTATATCGACGGATTCTTTCACGCAGACCCGCATCCCGGTAATTTATTTTATCTCAAAGACGGCAGGATAGCATTGCTGGACTGCGGCATGGTCGGCCGATTAGACCCGCGCACTCAGCAGAATTTGACAGAAATGTTGCTGTCAATTGTCGATTTAGACGCTCAGCGCTGCGCTCAATTAACTTTGGAAATGGCAGAATTTGCTCAGCCGACAAGTTTAGTGAATCTAGAAAATGATTTAGCTCGAATGCTACGCAAGTATTACAATGTCAGCTTGTCGCAAATGAACTTGTCGGAAATTTTTTATGAGGTGCTGGAAATCACCCGCAAAAATAAAATTAGGCTGCCCAGCAATCTCGGTTTGTATGCAAAAACTCTAGCTAATTTGGAAGGACTGGCGCGCTCGTTTAATCCCAGGTTTAATATTGTAGAGCAGGTAAAACCGCTGATGACCGATATGTTTCGGCGTCAGTTATTAGGAGACGACCCGGTGCAAGCTCTGCTGAGAACAGCCCTGGATCTCAAAAGCTTATCTTTGCAATCTCCGCGACAAGTGGAAGTGCTTTTAGACCGGGTTACTTCGGAAACTTTGAAGTGGAACTTGACGCTAAAAGAGCTCGATCCGCTACGCCGCACTCTGGGGGATTCTGCGAACCGACTTTCTTTTAGTATTGTCGTGGGTTCGCTGATTATAGGGGCTGCAATTATTTCTTCTAACGCGCAAACTGCTCAGCTATCTTTTCTGAGCACAGGTTTGTTTGGGGCGGCGAGTTTTTTGGGTTTTTGGTTGATTATTAGCATTCTGCGATCGGGCCGTTTGCGGAGTTAA
- the uvsE gene encoding UV DNA damage repair endonuclease UvsE: MSEINQLFHKDKLPELGLVCITTSDAVRFRTVTRKRLLQLSETEQETVLRELYADNLKRLDKAIDFCSVNHIKLYRMTSALFPFADTDLGEAVLHSMTEELRTTGDRALSLGIRLVLHPDQFVVLSSDKLSVVENSIKILATHALILDMLEQPRSPQALMNIHGGKGDRTSQLKSVIRDLPESIRSRLTFENDEYAYSSSEILEVCLDTGVPMVFDAHHHVIHEHLETYDDPSVAEMLAAARTTWSVPEWQLVHISNGKDFFADPRHSDLITEMPNCYYQAPWIEVEAKFKELAIEKLRAEWLCANVLQFSSVS, encoded by the coding sequence ATGAGCGAAATCAACCAACTATTTCACAAAGACAAATTGCCGGAATTGGGGTTAGTCTGCATTACAACATCCGATGCAGTTCGCTTTCGCACTGTCACGCGGAAGCGACTTTTACAGCTTTCGGAAACTGAACAAGAAACTGTATTGCGCGAGCTTTATGCAGACAACTTAAAGCGGCTTGACAAAGCGATCGACTTCTGTTCCGTCAATCACATTAAGCTCTACCGCATGACTTCTGCACTGTTCCCTTTTGCAGATACAGATTTGGGGGAAGCAGTGCTACACTCCATGACTGAGGAATTGCGGACTACGGGCGATCGCGCTTTGTCTTTGGGCATCCGTTTGGTACTCCACCCGGATCAATTTGTCGTCCTCAGTTCCGACAAGCTTTCTGTGGTTGAAAACAGCATTAAAATTCTCGCAACTCATGCTTTAATTTTAGATATGTTGGAACAGCCCCGATCGCCCCAGGCGCTGATGAACATTCACGGCGGCAAGGGCGATCGTACTTCGCAGCTCAAATCAGTCATCCGCGATTTACCCGAATCGATTCGATCGCGCTTAACCTTTGAAAATGACGAATACGCTTACAGTTCCTCGGAAATTTTAGAAGTTTGTCTCGATACCGGGGTACCAATGGTTTTTGACGCCCACCACCACGTCATTCACGAACATTTAGAAACTTACGACGACCCGAGTGTAGCCGAAATGCTAGCAGCAGCCCGCACAACTTGGTCGGTTCCTGAATGGCAATTAGTACACATATCGAATGGAAAAGATTTTTTTGCAGATCCGCGCCACAGCGATTTAATTACAGAAATGCCTAATTGCTATTATCAAGCTCCTTGGATTGAAGTAGAAGCTAAATTTAAAGAATTAGCTATTGAAAAGTTGCGCGCCGAATGGTTGTGTGCGAATGTTCTACAATTTAGCAGTGTCTCGTAG
- a CDS encoding SOS response-associated peptidase: MCGRYTLTTSGEIIAEFFKLSAVPDIKPRYNIAPTQSVATVTVEPQKMQRQFQFMRWGLIPSWAKDMKIGSRMINARSETVAEKPAFRSAIKHRRCLIVADGFYEWQQQGKNKQPYYFQKADGEPFAFAGLWENWESPEKENIVSCSIITTAANETVQPMHDRMPVILPDSDWEQWLDPSVKNAREVLPLLKPYASEAMKAKAVSAIVNSPSRDTPECISDRQ; the protein is encoded by the coding sequence ATGTGCGGAAGATACACTTTAACTACTTCAGGTGAAATCATCGCCGAGTTCTTCAAACTGTCGGCAGTTCCCGACATCAAACCGCGATACAATATCGCCCCAACTCAATCAGTTGCCACAGTAACAGTTGAACCACAAAAAATGCAGCGACAGTTTCAATTTATGCGCTGGGGTCTGATTCCAAGTTGGGCAAAAGACATGAAAATAGGCAGTCGCATGATTAACGCGCGATCGGAAACTGTAGCCGAAAAACCTGCTTTTCGCAGCGCCATCAAGCACAGGCGATGTTTGATAGTCGCTGACGGTTTCTACGAATGGCAACAGCAGGGAAAGAACAAACAGCCTTACTATTTTCAAAAGGCAGACGGCGAACCTTTTGCTTTTGCCGGTTTGTGGGAAAATTGGGAATCTCCCGAAAAAGAAAACATTGTATCTTGCAGTATAATTACTACCGCTGCTAACGAAACAGTGCAGCCGATGCACGATCGAATGCCGGTGATTCTGCCCGACAGCGATTGGGAACAGTGGCTCGATCCTTCTGTTAAAAATGCTCGGGAAGTTTTGCCTTTGTTAAAGCCCTATGCTTCCGAAGCCATGAAAGCAAAGGCCGTAAGTGCGATCGTCAACAGTCCAAGTAGAGACACTCCCGAATGTATTAGCGATCGGCAATAA
- a CDS encoding VOC family protein — MIGYVTLGTNDIESAAKFYDALLAEIGARRFMEFEGFIAWSVSPDRPALAITKPFDGNRATVGNGVMIALQVDSPEKVNLVYNKAIELGAQDEGAAGPRGVLPGFYAGYFRDLDGNKLNVFCMMGPNT, encoded by the coding sequence ATGATCGGATACGTTACACTGGGTACCAACGATATTGAAAGTGCAGCAAAGTTTTATGATGCTTTGCTTGCTGAAATTGGCGCTCGACGATTCATGGAATTTGAGGGATTTATCGCATGGAGCGTTTCTCCCGATCGACCAGCACTTGCTATTACAAAACCATTTGATGGTAACAGAGCAACTGTTGGCAATGGAGTAATGATAGCTCTTCAAGTTGACAGTCCCGAAAAAGTCAACTTAGTTTATAACAAAGCGATCGAACTTGGGGCTCAGGATGAAGGAGCTGCCGGGCCAAGAGGCGTGTTGCCGGGTTTTTATGCGGGATATTTTCGGGATCTTGATGGGAACAAGCTGAATGTGTTTTGTATGATGGGGCCAAACACTTAA
- a CDS encoding CP12 domain-containing protein yields the protein MMMKAQDIMTTEVVTIRGSATVAEAVAMMNDLCLRALIVERRHEQDAYGIVTETDIVYKVAAYGVDPKKVRVFEIMTKPCITVNPDLGVEYVARLFANTRIRRAPVIKDELVGIISVTDILTKSDFLEKPKSVLFDEAIEQAIADARTICAEKGVTSRECAVAWDIVEEMQAEASHQRAMKLEKTAFDEYCEENPEAAEARMYES from the coding sequence ATGATGATGAAAGCCCAAGATATTATGACAACAGAAGTTGTTACCATTCGCGGTTCAGCAACGGTAGCTGAAGCGGTGGCGATGATGAACGATTTGTGTTTGCGCGCGTTGATTGTGGAACGCCGCCACGAACAAGATGCCTACGGCATTGTGACTGAAACGGATATTGTCTATAAAGTAGCCGCCTACGGAGTAGACCCGAAAAAAGTCCGCGTCTTCGAGATTATGACCAAACCGTGCATTACGGTCAATCCTGACTTGGGCGTGGAATATGTGGCTAGGTTGTTCGCCAATACCCGCATCCGCCGGGCGCCGGTGATTAAGGACGAGCTAGTGGGCATTATTTCGGTCACGGATATATTGACAAAAAGCGATTTTCTTGAGAAGCCAAAGAGTGTTTTATTTGACGAAGCAATCGAACAGGCGATCGCCGATGCCAGAACTATCTGTGCCGAGAAAGGCGTTACCTCTAGAGAGTGCGCGGTAGCGTGGGATATTGTAGAGGAAATGCAGGCTGAGGCTTCTCACCAGCGAGCGATGAAGCTTGAAAAAACGGCTTTTGACGAGTATTGCGAGGAAAATCCCGAAGCTGCTGAAGCGCGGATGTACGAGAGTTAA